From a single Melospiza georgiana isolate bMelGeo1 chromosome 5, bMelGeo1.pri, whole genome shotgun sequence genomic region:
- the LOC131084158 gene encoding uncharacterized protein LOC131084158 isoform X1 produces MAARGGAPLPGLSPVRGQSAGTAASARVTLSLPGPASPGARPAAQNAASEPGAGPMPSARQRRREAAGGALRAGKITKLLPSLPKALVFGQPKARGLSTRALLEGSGPAHAVGLSLLEHPGPCHPLGHRGSPVPSGFGTLAGMWQQPQSSWRVPLSLGCQPELWAAQAQGWIAQGTEREQHREGDREGLAEPSWQPVLVLQVGWGHCRE; encoded by the exons ATGGCGGCCCGTGGCGGGGCCCCGCTCCCCGGCCTGAGCCCCGTGAGGGGACAGAGCGCTGGCACAGCCGCCTCAGCCCGGgtcaccctgtccctgcccggGCCCGCGTCCCCCGGAGCGCGCCCTGCAGCGCAGAACGCGGCCTCGGAGCCAGGAGCGGGGCCAATGCCCTCGGCTCGGCAGCGGCGCCGGGAGGCGGCGGGCGGTGCCCTCAG GGCAGGAAAAATCACCAAACTCCTCCCATCTTTGCCAAAAGCTTTGGTGTTTGGGCAGCCAAAGGCAAGAGGCCTCagcaccagggctctgctggagggCTCTGGTCCTGCCCACGCTGTGGG GCTGTCCTtgctggagcaccctggtccCTGCCATCCCCTGGGACACAGAGGCAGCCCTGTCCCAAGTGGCTTTGGCACCTTGGCAGGAAtgtggcagcagccccagagcagctggag GGTCCCTTTGTCCCTGGGCTGCCAGCCAGAGCTTTGGGCTGCTCAGGCTCAGGGCTGGATtgcccagggcactgagagggagcagcacagggagggtgacagagaggggctggcagagcccagctggcagcctgtgctggtgctgcaggtgggctgggggcactgcagggagtgA
- the LOC131084158 gene encoding uncharacterized protein LOC131084158 isoform X2, with the protein MAARGGAPLPGLSPVRGQSAGTAASARVTLSLPGPASPGARPAAQNAASEPGAGPMPSARQRRREAAGGALRAGKITKLLPSLPKALVFGQPKARGLSTRALLEGSGPAHAVGLSLLEHPGPCHPLGHRGSPVPSGFGTLAGMWQQPQSSWSTSREGTRGSLWDEAGESEQRSSLRLEKGKGTNMVSPGHL; encoded by the exons ATGGCGGCCCGTGGCGGGGCCCCGCTCCCCGGCCTGAGCCCCGTGAGGGGACAGAGCGCTGGCACAGCCGCCTCAGCCCGGgtcaccctgtccctgcccggGCCCGCGTCCCCCGGAGCGCGCCCTGCAGCGCAGAACGCGGCCTCGGAGCCAGGAGCGGGGCCAATGCCCTCGGCTCGGCAGCGGCGCCGGGAGGCGGCGGGCGGTGCCCTCAG GGCAGGAAAAATCACCAAACTCCTCCCATCTTTGCCAAAAGCTTTGGTGTTTGGGCAGCCAAAGGCAAGAGGCCTCagcaccagggctctgctggagggCTCTGGTCCTGCCCACGCTGTGGG GCTGTCCTtgctggagcaccctggtccCTGCCATCCCCTGGGACACAGAGGCAGCCCTGTCCCAAGTGGCTTTGGCACCTTGGCAGGAAtgtggcagcagccccagagcagctggag caccagcagggaagggacaagAGGATCCCTGTGGGATGAGGCTGGAGAGAGcgagcagaggagcagcctcaggctggagaagggcaAAGGGACCAACATGGTGTCACCAGGGCACCTGTGA
- the LOC131084157 gene encoding uncharacterized protein LOC131084157, giving the protein MWHRTGIYNLQPSDVPGGTGQSCLELSWFQPLSSRMENIQLVFKAGEGSGQMCSQPVLGQPLCPGGDISPCRSSAPLRASAVASTDSFPSGKGCTSLSSAHLQWDLPVKAFHHLCTCSWILKNSKLHPTDFQVMPAAPWAPPGLLVLCVGWSISTCLLRAAPGPGATVQAQLLLQIPQTRGAAAFRSFWLLLPCAPSPLGHPEGTPRSTAGSEQETPRPLGPETAPASAATVTLSWQRSPAGNAPCHSPEEPSGAVWFTSSWGNKGTSCEHVYSCWVNPGKGRTIRVVGKSLVLTGECQPVLP; this is encoded by the exons ATGTGGCACAGAACTGGCATTTATAACCTTCAGCCCAGTGATGTCCCTGGGGGCACTGGACAGAGCTGCCTGGAACTGAGCTGGTTTcagcccctgagctccaggaTGGAGAACATCCAGCTGGTGTTTAAAGCAGGAGAAGGCAGTGGCCAGAtgtgctcccagcctgtgctggggcagcccctgtgcccaggggggGACATCTCTCCCTGCAGAAGCTCAGCTCCTCTCAGAGCCTCAGCAGTGGCCTCTACAGATTCTTTTCCCTCAGGAAAGGGATGCACATCCCTGTCTTCAGCACACCTCCAGTGGGACCTACCTGTGAAAGCTTTCCACCACTTGTGCACTTGCAGCTGGATCCTGAAAAACTCCAAACTCCATCCCACTGATTTCCAG GTAATGCCAGCTGCTCCttgggctcctcctgggctcttgGTGCTCTGTGTGGGCTGGAGCATTTCCACGtgcctgctcagagcagcccctggcccaGGAGCCAcggtgcaggcacagctcctcctgcagatcCCACAGACACGAGGGGCTGCTGCCTTCAGGAGCTtctggctcctcctgccctgcgctcCCAGCCCGCTGGGACACCCTGAGGGAACACCAAGGAGCACGGCTGGCAGCGAGCAGGAGACACCGAGGCCTCTGGGCCCAGAAACAGCCCCGGCCTCAGCAGCCACCGTCACTTTGAGCTGGCAACGCTCACCTGCAGGAAACGCCCCCTGCCACTCTCCAGAGGAACCCTCAGGAGCTGTCTGGTTCACTTCTTCCTGGGGAAACAAAGGGACATCGTGTGAGCACGTTTACAGCTGCTGGGTAAATCCTGGAAAGGGCAGAACAATCAGGGTCGTGGGGAAGAGTTTGGTGCTGACAGGTGAGTGCCAGCCAGTTCTGCCCTAG
- the LOC131084158 gene encoding uncharacterized protein LOC131084158 isoform X3 codes for MAARGGAPLPGLSPVRGQSAGTAASARVTLSLPGPASPGARPAAQNAASEPGAGPMPSARQRRREAAGGALRAGKITKLLPSLPKALVFGQPKARGLSTRALLEGSGPAHAVGLSLLEHPGPCHPLGHRGSPVPSGFGTLAGMWQQPQSSWRRKPPSRDRLQWRPELCLEQGVLRAASACAATA; via the exons ATGGCGGCCCGTGGCGGGGCCCCGCTCCCCGGCCTGAGCCCCGTGAGGGGACAGAGCGCTGGCACAGCCGCCTCAGCCCGGgtcaccctgtccctgcccggGCCCGCGTCCCCCGGAGCGCGCCCTGCAGCGCAGAACGCGGCCTCGGAGCCAGGAGCGGGGCCAATGCCCTCGGCTCGGCAGCGGCGCCGGGAGGCGGCGGGCGGTGCCCTCAG GGCAGGAAAAATCACCAAACTCCTCCCATCTTTGCCAAAAGCTTTGGTGTTTGGGCAGCCAAAGGCAAGAGGCCTCagcaccagggctctgctggagggCTCTGGTCCTGCCCACGCTGTGGG GCTGTCCTtgctggagcaccctggtccCTGCCATCCCCTGGGACACAGAGGCAGCCCTGTCCCAAGTGGCTTTGGCACCTTGGCAGGAAtgtggcagcagccccagagcagctggag GAGAAAACCTCCCAGCAGAGACAGATTGCAGTGGAGGCCAGAGTTGTGTTTGGAGCAGGGAGTGCTGAGAGCTgcatctgcctgtgctgccacagcctga